Within Vigna unguiculata cultivar IT97K-499-35 chromosome 2, ASM411807v1, whole genome shotgun sequence, the genomic segment GGTTGGGCAGATAAGATTCATGGTATGACAGTTCCAGCTGATGGGCCATATACTGTGCAAACATTGCATGAACCTATTGGTGTGGCCGGTCAGATCATTCCATGGAACTTTCCTCTTCTCATGTTTACCTGGAAGATTTGCCCAGCATTGGCCTGTGGTAACACTGTTGTCATCAAAACAGCTGAGCAGACTCCTTTATCTGCTTTCTATGCATCTAAGTTGCTTCATGAGGTGTGTGTTACATTACATTCCATACTTATTTTCAAAGAGAATTGTTAAATGAAAAGATTTCTAATTGTATATTCAATGTTCACACCAAATTCATCATCTCTCTCAGGCAGGACTTCCTCCTGGTGTGTTGAATGTCATATCTGGTTTTGGTCCAACTGCTGGTGCTGCCATTGCCACTCACATGAACATAGACAAGGTAATCAGATATTTTTACTAGTATTCTTTTTCACTCTTCCACCCCTTTTGATTCTCAACATTGGCAAATCCTTTTAGTGAAACAATGTGAGGAATTTGATGGTAGAAGAAATGccaaataaagtatttttactCTCCGTTGCAGCTTGCTTTCACTGGTTCAACCGATACTGGAAAAATTGTCCTTGAACTTGCAGCTAAAAGCAATCTTAAGCCTGTTACTCTGGAGCTTGGTGGCAAATCCCCTTTTATTGTATGTGAAGATGCTGATGTAGATGAGGCTGTTGAGCAAGCACACTTTGCATTATTCTTCAACCAGGTTCATCCTAATATCAAGTTTGTTATGTAAAACAATAGTCTTCCATAGAGTTCATCAATAGATTAACTTGTTCTTTTTGTGACATTCAGGGACAGTGCTGCTGTGCTGGGTCTAGAACATTTGTACACGAAAGTGTGTACGATGAATTTGTTCAGAAAGCAAAGGCACGTGCTTTGAAACGTTCTGTTGGTGATCCATTCAAAGTAGGAATAGAGCAAGGTCCTCAGGTAACATACCCTCATACACAGCTAAAAAACGAGTTCAGATTTTTTACTGAGTTTTTAGTGTTATCTTCTACCGAATATTAACAATACCCatatattaatactttaaaactatttttaatatatttaagaagAATCAAAATCAGTGTCATTGGTATATTTTTATACAGAAAAACCCAACAGTTTTTAGTGTTATCTTCTACCGAATATTAACAATACCCatatattaatactttaaaaatatttttaatatatttaagaagAATCAAAATCAGTGTCATTGGTATATTTTTATACAGAAAAACCCAACAGAGAATCTAAATTCTCATAAACTCAAAAAGCATGGAAAGAATTACACTAATTTGATATACTTCCTAATATAAAATGTGTGCTCTATTGATGCTAACGTGTGTGATCCAAAAATCAGATTGATTCAGaacaatttgagaaaatattgaAGTATATTAGATCTGGTGTTGAAAGTGGAGCTACACTTGAAACTGGAGGAGATAGATTTGGCAACTCCGGCTTCTATGTTCAACCTACTGTCTTCTCAAATGTTAAGGTACAATGAAACAATAACAAAGTCTGTCAGTTGCCTCTCATTGTAGTAATGATGATTAAAACATGAGTTCTTGTGTCACTGATTGTTAAAACAACCAGGATGATATGCTGATTGCAAAGGACGAGATCTTTGGCCCAGTGCAATCCATATTAAAATTCAAGTAAGAACAATGATTCCTATTTGCAATTAATATCATTATGCTTTCAGTTTTTGTTCATGCACTAATTAGGTTGAGTGTTTGATGATAGCGACATTGATGAGGTGATTGAAAGAGCAAATAACACACACTACGGGCTTGCGGCGGGAGTGTtcacaaaaaacattgacaCAGCAAACACTTTGAGCAGAGCATTGAAAGCTGGAACAGTGTGGGTGAACTGCTTTGACATATTTGATGCAGCAATTCCCTTTGGAGGGTACAAAATGAGTGGTCAAGGAAGAGAAAAAGGAGAATACAGTCTCAAGAACTACTTGCAAGTCAAGGCTGTCATCACACCCTTGAAGAACCCAGCTTGGCTTTGAACATCATTCACTTACCTTTATTTCATTCAAAGATTAATAATAAGTTCCAATAATCAAGAgcattaaattgtttttattcatCTCATGGTATCGCATAATGTTCAAATATAATCCAGTTTCCTTTTTCCGCTTGAGAAAATTCTGTGGTGTAAAATTCAATGTGGAGATgggtttgtttgtgtttgttggtGGGATTGGAATCAAATTTGCTTAATGATGTATGTAATCATGTAACCTCGTATTACCTGTTCTCAGAAGACATTATTCAAGTGAAATTGTTTTGATTGAATTGTGATTCAATTTCTAATGATCGTATTTATTTTagggataaatatgtttttattccttcaatctttagtaaaaattgaaattaatcctTTTCGAAaactttgaattaatttaatcttttaactttgtaaatatgtggatttagtccttttaacaaatttttattaaatttatttcacatttcaaacacattt encodes:
- the LOC114173144 gene encoding aldehyde dehydrogenase family 2 member B7, mitochondrial-like; this translates as MASSRRISRLLSPSFLSATTNSLFSRGGSGTLVGGLSKFSTTAAATEEPIKPAVRVEHTQLLIDGKFVNSASGKTFPTLDPRTGDVIAHIAEGDHEDVDRAVAVARKAFDHGPWPKMTAYERQKVLLRAADLIEKHTDEIAALETWDTGKPYEQVAKVEIPIIVRLFRYYAGWADKIHGMTVPADGPYTVQTLHEPIGVAGQIIPWNFPLLMFTWKICPALACGNTVVIKTAEQTPLSAFYASKLLHEAGLPPGVLNVISGFGPTAGAAIATHMNIDKLAFTGSTDTGKIVLELAAKSNLKPVTLELGGKSPFIVCEDADVDEAVEQAHFALFFNQGQCCCAGSRTFVHESVYDEFVQKAKARALKRSVGDPFKVGIEQGPQIDSEQFEKILKYIRSGVESGATLETGGDRFGNSGFYVQPTVFSNVKDDMLIAKDEIFGPVQSILKFNDIDEVIERANNTHYGLAAGVFTKNIDTANTLSRALKAGTVWVNCFDIFDAAIPFGGYKMSGQGREKGEYSLKNYLQVKAVITPLKNPAWL